A genomic region of Solanum dulcamara chromosome 2, daSolDulc1.2, whole genome shotgun sequence contains the following coding sequences:
- the LOC129880662 gene encoding uncharacterized protein LOC129880662, whose amino-acid sequence MKKELLNAFWDKSNDIISIVGAKWKYLKRVTTTSYVTLLLFLFLLITVSALSFVGWIDLAKYSRHFYKIQENTPVRPQILEYSLDCNAWNNTNMCPTTYPMSYKPLNPNNSTCPEYFRWIHEDLRHWKNTGITREMLEKSKRYAHFRLIILDGRIYIERYAKYSIETRHLFTMYGIVQLLRFYPGKLPNLEIMFDTDDRPVIPERDFRQPNSGPPPLFRYCSDWRSMDIVFPDWSFWGWGETNIRPWRSMLKKIKEGNKRSNWRDRIPFAYWRGNPLVSPVRKDLIKCNVTDKQNWDTLLYAQDWKNQSKMGYKESNIEDQCTHRFKIYVEGWAWSVSEKYIFACDSPTLYIESHFYDFFIRGMIPQQHYWPISDTDKCKSLKFAVQWGNNHTHKAEAIGKAGSEFIHEDMKMERVFDYIYHLLNEYAKLQKFDPIVPPDATEICSESLACPLDGVWRKFMEEALEKSPSYTDPCILPPPYEPQQLKAFVEHKVNATKQVEAWESEYWSSLKKKH is encoded by the exons ATGAAGAAGGAGTTGTTGAATGCCTTTTGGGATAAAAGTAATGATATTATATCAATTGTGGGAGCAAAATGGAAATATTTGAAGAGAGTCACAACAACTTCTTATGTGACATTGTTGCTATTCTTATTTCTCCTTATCACAGTTTCAGCCTTGTCCTTTGTTGGATGGATTGATCTT GCAAAGTACTCAAgacatttttataaaatacaagaaaatacaCCTGTGAGACCTCAAATTCTTGAATACTCATTGGATTGTAATGCATGGAACAATACCAATATGTGTCCAACAACTTATCCAATGTCTTATAAACCCTTAAACCCTAACAACTCAACATGTCCTGAGTATTTTAGATGGATTCATGAAGATTTAAGACATTGGAAGAACACTGGAATTACTCGAGAAATGCTCGAAAAATCGAAAAGATATGCACATTTCAGATTAATAATATTGGATGGGAGGATTTACATTGAACGTTACGCGAAATACTCTATAGAAACTAGACATTTGTTCACTATGTATGGTATTGTACAACTCCTAAGGTTTTATCctggaaaattgcctaatttggAGATCATGTTTGATACCGATGATCGGCCGGTCATCCCGGAGAGAGATTTTCGGCAACCTAATTCCGGTCCACCACCGTTGTTCCGGTACTGTTCAGATTGGCGGAGTATGGATATTGTTTTCCCAGATTGGTCATTTTGGGGCTG GGGAGAGACAAATATAAGACCATGGAGAAGTATGTTAAAGAAGATAAAAGAAGGGAATAAGAGAAGCAATTGGAGAGATAGGATACCCTTTGCTTATTGGAGGGGAAATCCACTTGTTTCTCCAGTTAGAAAAGATCTTATCAAGTGTAATGTTACTGACAAACAAAATTGGGATACTCTATTATATGCTCAG GATTGGAAAAATCAATCTAAAATGGGGTACAAGGAATCAAATATTGAAGACCAATGCACACACAG ATTCAAAATATATGTAGAAGGATGGGCATGGTCAGTTAGTGAGAAGTACATATTTGCATGTGATTCACCAACATTGTACATTGAGTCTCACTTCTATGATTTCTTCATAAGAGGAATGATCCCACAGCAGCATTATTGGCCCATTAGTGACACTGACAAGTGCAAATCTCTCAAGTTTGCTGTTCAATGGGGAAATAATCACACACACAAG GCAGAAGCCATAGGGAAGGCAGGAAGTGAATTCATTCATGAAGACATGAAGATGGAACGTGTCTTTGATTACATATACCATCTATTGAATGAATATGCAAAGTTGCAAAAATTTGATCCAATTGTTCCTCCAGATGCTACTGAAATATGTTCAGAATCATTGGCATGTCCTTTAGATGGTGTATGGAGGAAGTTCATGGAAGAAGCTTTAGAGAAATCTCCAAGTTATACTGATCCTTGCATACTTCCACCACCTTATGAGCCTCAACAACTTAAGGCATTTGTTGAACACAAAGTTAATGCCACAAAGCAAGTAGAGGCATGGGAGAGTGAGTATTGGTCTAGTTTAAAAAAGAAGCATTAG
- the LOC129876595 gene encoding actin-depolymerizing factor 10-like — protein sequence MANSASGIAVSDECKLKFSELKTKRNHRYIVFKIDDSMHQVVVEKVGRHDETHEDFANNLPVDECGYAAFDYDFTTNENVQKSKIFFVAWAP from the exons ATG GCGAATTCAGCTTCTGGGATAGCAGTGAGTGATGAATGCAAGCTGAAATTTTCGGAGTTGAAAACGAAAAGGAACCACAGATATATAGTGTTCAAGATTGATGATTCAATGCATCAAGTTGTGGTTGAGAAAGTTGGGAGACATGATGAGACTCATGAAGATTTTGCCAACAATTTACCTGTCGATGAGTGTGGCTATGCAGCTTTTGATTATGACTTCACTACAAATGAGAATGTCCAGAAAAGCAAGATCTTTTTTGTTGCTTG GGCACCATAA